A DNA window from Macadamia integrifolia cultivar HAES 741 chromosome 4, SCU_Mint_v3, whole genome shotgun sequence contains the following coding sequences:
- the LOC122076047 gene encoding uncharacterized protein LOC122076047, which translates to MLDVSGSSSLPLTSLNHISLVCRSVEQSLDFYQNVLGFFPVRRPGSFDFNGAWLFNYGIGIHLLQSEDPEKMTKKGEIDPKDNHISFQCESMTAVEKKLKEMGIEHVQRVVEEGGAHVDQLFFHDPDGFMIEICNCDNLPIIPLAGAETVRMCSRINFKKAQQQIQVMQQQQTTVQCLPTAAVHVKEDDYLSCA; encoded by the exons ATGTTGGATGTGTCTGGTAGTTCTTCTCTGCCTTTGACGTCCTTGAATCACATATCACTCGTATGTAGGTCGGTGGAgcaatctttggatttttatcaAAATGTTCTTGGGTTCTTCCCTGTTAGGAGGCCTGGTTCCTTTGATTTTAATGGAGCATG GCTGTTCAATTATGGAATTGGGATTCATCTTCTGCAATCTGAGGACCCCGAAAAGATGACCAAGAAGGGAGAAATTGATCCAAAAGATAATCATATCTCCTTCCAG TGTGAGAGTATGACTGCAGTGGAGAAGAAGCTCAAAGAAATGGGGATTGAGCACGTGCAGAGGGTTGTTGAAGAGGGAGGAGCCCATGTTGATCAGCTGTTCTTCCATGACCCAGATGGTTTCATGATTGAGATCTGCAATTGTGACAACCTCCCTATTATCCCACTTGCAGGTGCTGAGACAGTTCGTATGTGTTCCAGAATCAATTTTAAGAAGGCCCAGCAGCAGATTCAGGTCATGCAACAGCAGCAAACTACTGTTCAATGCTTACCTACTGCTGCAGTTCATGTGAAGGAAGATGACTATCTATCTTGTGCATAA
- the LOC122075895 gene encoding trafficking protein particle complex subunit 2-like: MAGTACFIIVSRNDIPIYEAEVGSAVKKEEAAHQHQFILHAALDIVQDFAWNTSAMFLKAVDRFNDLVVSVYVTAGHTRFMLLHDSRNDDGIKSFFQDVHELYIKILLNPLYLPGSRITSSHFDTKVRALARKYL; the protein is encoded by the exons ATGGCAGGTACAGCATGTTTCATTATTGTCAGCAGGAATGACATTCCTATATATGAAGCTGAAGTGGGCTCTGCAGTTAAG AAAGAAGAAGCCGCCCATCAGCATCAATTCATATTGCATGCAGCTTTGGATATTGTTCAAGACTTTGCATGGAATACAAGTGCTAT GTTCTTGAAGGCAGTGGACAGGTTCAATGATTTGGTGGTGTCAGTTTATGTTACTGCGGGTC ATACACGATTTATGCTGCTTCATGATTCTCGTAATGATGATGGAATTAAAAGCTTCTTCCAAGATGTTCATGAGCTTTATATAAAG ATTCTTCTCAATCCCCTTTACTTGCCTGGGTCTCGTATTACATCGTCCCATTTTGATACAAAAGTTCGAGCACTTGCCAGAAAATATCTGTAA